In bacterium, the genomic stretch GCGATCTGCGGCACCTCCAGGAGTCCACGATCCAGGATATCAGTGTAGTTGTAATCGAGCGGCACATTCGACGTACCCGCGCCATCAACGAAGCCAATATCTTCCCAGCTCTCGCCATCGAGCGAACGCTCGACGTAGAAGCCGTGATTGTTCAGCTCAGTCGCGGTCTGCCACTTCAGGTTAACGTTGCCGTCATAGTAACGCGCTGAGAACGAGGTCAACTCGACGGGGGGCACACCAGTGCCCTGACCAACGGAGAGGTCTCCGTAACCGGGCATGCAGGCTGCATTCGGATTGGTGTAGAGCGACTGAGGTGCCGGTGCATTCACATCAGGGTAAGGCCCGAAATTCACGAACCAAGTACTCGCGATCTTGTAGCCATCGAACGATCCACTGATGTCCCAATAGCCACTGGAGGGTGAATCCTCAACATTCGGTCGATAGATTGCCGAATAAATCCGAGGGTCATTGCTCCGATATTTGCTATGGAAAGCGATCTGGCCCATCAATCCCGGCTCGTATGGGCCATTCGGGATTCCGGCCCCCTTTACGGACCAGTAATACCACATTGTTGCGGCGACATTAGCCTCGGGATGCTGTGAATTATGGTTGAACACAGCGCGGACGGAAAGATAGCTGAACGGGAACGCTGAAGGTGTCGAGATGGGCCATGCCTGGCCCGGGCAGAGTCCAAGCCGGAGAATCGTGATGCCTTCTGTCGTTGACGCTCCTGTCACCGTACCAATCGGGAAATCCCAGGTACTGCCAACATTTGTGGAGGTAAACTCCTTGCAGACACGGCCCTGCGCAGGTGTGCTGATGTAGTCTCCGTTGACACAATAAAACGCGCCAGGGTCATTCGAGCCGTTGCTCGGAGATGTCGCAGCACCGATAAGATCCGCATCAATACCCAGGTACAGATTGTTGTATCCCAGCCGTACCGGGACGGCGGAGATATCGATGTCGCCAAGGAAGCACACAGGACCGGCCATAAAGTTGCCGTTCTGAATGTCTGTGACGACACCGGAACCGATATAGGTCGTGTTGGTCGTTTCGCATGCGGGCATGGAAAGCGTACCGTGCATCTCAATACCAGCTGTGCCGGTGACATTTGCATCCTCATCAACAAACATTGCACAATGCTGACCCACGATCAGTAACCCACCCAAATCGAGGATTTGGAAGGGGGCCGGAGTCAATCCATCGCCTACGGTGATTGCTCCTGTCACGGTCAGATCTCCCCATAACGAGAGTTTCTGTACCGGCTGGACACCACCGGTGACCTGAAGTTCCGTAATGGTTACACCTGCCGACGGTGTCTGGGGAATGCGCGCAGCGGATGCATCAAGAACAGCAATATCCGTGACGTTATTACCCGGCCACTGTCCACCCAGGGAATCGCAGGTCCAGTTGCCGGCATTATCCCATTCGTTATTGACCGTTCCGGTCCACGTGAACGTGGCCTGTGCATTCATCTGCATTCCCAGAAAGAGAACTCCCACTATTGTGAGTGCAGAGATACGTGAAATCAGTTTCAAGGTCGACATATATACTCCTCAGCTGGACTTTCAAGTGATGTATTAATTCGCACTGCTGATATACATGCATGAACCGTGCCAGTATTTGGAGTATTTGTACAATCATTGTCCGTATTAAGCCGGCGAGAAACAGGGCTCGGCCTAAACGGCTAATTCTCAATGCCTTAGGTGTTTTTTTTGAAGGGTAATGCTACCGTGATCGGGAAGCAGGGAGAAAATGGAATGCAGGTGATAAGAATTCTGGGATCGATGTCACGACAATATGTATACATCGGATTGCATAGGTATGCAATCCATTGCATACAAAAAAAGCCCGGTCCTCTTTTTTAAGACCGGGCTTCTCTCCTCTCTTGCTC encodes the following:
- a CDS encoding T9SS type A sorting domain-containing protein → MSTLKLISRISALTIVGVLFLGMQMNAQATFTWTGTVNNEWDNAGNWTCDSLGGQWPGNNVTDIAVLDASAARIPQTPSAGVTITELQVTGGVQPVQKLSLWGDLTVTGAITVGDGLTPAPFQILDLGGLLIVGQHCAMFVDEDANVTGTAGIEMHGTLSMPACETTNTTYIGSGVVTDIQNGNFMAGPVCFLGDIDISAVPVRLGYNNLYLGIDADLIGAATSPSNGSNDPGAFYCVNGDYISTPAQGRVCKEFTSTNVGSTWDFPIGTVTGASTTEGITILRLGLCPGQAWPISTPSAFPFSYLSVRAVFNHNSQHPEANVAATMWYYWSVKGAGIPNGPYEPGLMGQIAFHSKYRSNDPRIYSAIYRPNVEDSPSSGYWDISGSFDGYKIASTWFVNFGPYPDVNAPAPQSLYTNPNAACMPGYGDLSVGQGTGVPPVELTSFSARYYDGNVNLKWQTATELNNHGFYVERSLDGESWEDIGFVDGAGTSNVPLDYNYTDILDRGLLEVPQIAYRLRQEDRDGTIDYSGIVYAFTGAQADRVELYEAYPNPFNPSTKLSFSLQEAAHASLKVYNTFGQVVATVVDGEFDAGFHTVEFEGSALPSGVYIAVLEAAGTVQQQKLVLNK